A region of Thermorudis peleae DNA encodes the following proteins:
- a CDS encoding DUF302 domain-containing protein, with amino-acid sequence MGSYGFGVTVAVPPEEAVARITEALKAEGFGVLTEIDVQQTLKQKLGQEMPPYRILGACNPTLAHQALEREPEIGLLLPCNVVVRAVDGQTRVEIADPQAMLGIAGNPALEPIAAEARARLERALQAFAAAVQTAETRR; translated from the coding sequence ATGGGAAGCTATGGATTTGGTGTCACGGTTGCCGTGCCGCCTGAGGAGGCAGTCGCACGGATTACCGAAGCGCTCAAGGCTGAAGGCTTTGGCGTGCTCACAGAAATTGATGTGCAGCAGACGCTCAAGCAGAAGCTGGGGCAGGAGATGCCGCCCTATCGCATTTTGGGAGCGTGTAATCCCACCCTGGCACATCAGGCGCTTGAGCGTGAGCCAGAGATCGGCCTGCTGTTACCCTGCAACGTCGTCGTCCGGGCAGTCGATGGGCAGACGCGGGTAGAAATTGCCGATCCGCAGGCGATGCTGGGGATTGCTGGCAATCCAGCGCTGGAGCCGATTGCTGCTGAAGCTCGAGCCCGGCTGGAGCGCGCGCTGCAAGCGTTTGCTGCGGCGGTTCAGACGGCGGAGACACGGAGGTAA
- a CDS encoding FmdB family zinc ribbon protein, with the protein MPLYVYRCEACGTSFEVLVQRREQQTVSPCPQCGASTVRKQFAAFATVGRETSTWTSDAGPSCGLGGCCCTPND; encoded by the coding sequence ATGCCGCTGTATGTCTATCGCTGTGAGGCCTGTGGCACGTCGTTCGAGGTGCTGGTACAGCGACGAGAGCAGCAAACCGTCTCCCCCTGCCCCCAGTGTGGGGCCAGCACAGTGCGCAAGCAATTTGCCGCTTTCGCGACCGTCGGGCGCGAGACAAGCACGTGGACCAGTGACGCTGGGCCAAGCTGTGGCCTCGGTGGCTGCTGTTGCACCCCGAACGACTGA
- a CDS encoding ArsR/SmtB family transcription factor yields the protein MTDDRTQTRQLYQLQAEFCRVLADPTRIEILELLAEGPLPVKRLVELTGQRQAKISQHLAIMRQLGVVQAERVGTEMHYSLTDRRILEACHLTRAILIDQLACRGSWATQLREQIPVGSTPVTDTAE from the coding sequence ATGACCGACGACCGCACGCAAACACGACAGCTCTACCAGCTCCAGGCCGAGTTCTGTCGGGTACTTGCCGACCCAACGCGGATCGAGATTCTGGAACTACTGGCCGAGGGCCCACTGCCAGTCAAGCGACTCGTTGAGTTAACTGGCCAGCGACAGGCCAAGATCAGCCAGCACCTGGCCATCATGCGGCAGCTGGGCGTGGTGCAGGCCGAGCGCGTCGGTACCGAGATGCACTACTCCTTAACCGACCGCCGAATTCTCGAAGCCTGCCACCTGACGCGGGCCATCTTGATCGACCAGCTAGCGTGCCGGGGTTCCTGGGCAACGCAGCTGCGGGAGCAGATCCCGGTCGGGTCGACACCAGTGACCGACACAGCGGAGTGA